One genomic region from Pseudoduganella lutea encodes:
- a CDS encoding CheR family methyltransferase, whose product MSQSGKSEAENADPNVALSHLRFPVVGLGASAGGLPALLRFFEHLPPDSGMAFVVILHLSPKHQSSADNVLQRATQMPVLQVVERTALKPDHVYVIAPNQQLSMDDGSLSVSELQRSPGFHIAIDVFFRTLAAAHRERAFAIVLSGTGSDGAVGIERVKEQGGITLAQEPSDAEHEGMPQAAINTGMIDFVLPAAEIGSKLVELWENARHIHLPPPGDGDGAIGPVEEEEKVDDEEALQSVITMLCAHTGHDFRHYKRATVLRRIERRLQVKSVSTLPDYAQLLEREPGEYKALLNDMLIGVTNFFRDREAFEELERNVIPELFRDKVRGEQVRVWVAACATGQEAYSVTMLLADQASQLDRPPEIQVFASDIDEHAISTARAGLYPASIVMDVPPTRLRQFFTKEDDRFRIRKTIRDRILFASHNLLRDPPFSKLDMISCRNLLIYLNRDVQLRVMEMFHSALKPDGFLFLGSSESADAAAEFFVPFDKKNRIYRARPLSRAARYVPALSSAPINRVPEHVHVGGAVRRQFSYSEVHQRALSRFAPPSLVVDRESNIVHMSDSAGRFLRHVGGEPSRNALALVLPELRLELRTALFQAQQAGTSVEAQRVLVKRDDKAWFVNIIVRPFNDELANMEFALVQFEETAQSVNGETHEVFAQHKDLVLNQLEAELQRSKEKLQETIEHAEVSNEELRASNEELQAINEELRSATEELETSKEELQSVNEELITVNYELKVKVEETGKANDDLNNLIASTDIATIFVDRAMRIKRFTPRAADIFSIIPTDIGRSLLDITHRLDYDQLAGDVSSTFETLRPVEREVRSNEGRYYIVRLLPYRTTEDKIEGAVMTFFDITGRREAEEQVRSGEMWMRLVAETTNDFAIIALDDDGFVTGWNKGAERNFGWTEQEMLGKSLDVIFTPEDRAEGAPEDERRRAAEEGRAEDERWHLRKDGSRFFCAGVTTPLQRGNFHGFAKIARDQTSRVQQEHRREAALTTEQAGRTQAESISAMKDEFLAVMSHELRHPLNLIYINVELLSRLPAVRQSPPALRAASIIRNSVASQAKIIEDLMDMSRVSTGKLALACRDVDMADIAAHLIDVMRADPVVESLTLRFEPHEQPLMVSVDPVRIEQVLLNLLSNAVKFTPAGGIVALRLTREDGMARVDVEDNGAGIDPAHLPDMFRMYRQGGAQAVRNKAGLGIGLALVRQLVELHGGSVEAASDGPGKGSRFTVRLPLVSELHPEETGGAAGSDGALAGRRVLILDDTEETAETFQALLELEGAEVLVATRARHALDLLRERQVDLVISDLSMPDMDGFEFMRAVRAEPALRHLPSIALSGLAREQDVQRAREAGFSDFMTKPVTLELLSERVDRLLPRT is encoded by the coding sequence ATGTCGCAATCCGGTAAGTCCGAGGCGGAAAACGCCGACCCGAACGTCGCTCTCAGCCACCTGCGTTTTCCCGTCGTCGGGCTGGGCGCTTCGGCGGGCGGGCTCCCGGCGCTGCTGCGGTTCTTCGAACACCTGCCGCCCGACAGCGGCATGGCCTTCGTGGTGATCCTGCACCTGTCGCCCAAGCACCAGAGCTCGGCGGACAACGTGCTGCAGCGGGCCACGCAGATGCCGGTCCTCCAGGTTGTCGAACGCACGGCGCTCAAGCCCGACCATGTGTACGTGATCGCGCCGAACCAGCAGCTGTCGATGGATGACGGCAGCCTCAGCGTTTCGGAACTGCAGCGCAGCCCCGGCTTCCATATCGCAATCGACGTGTTCTTTCGCACGCTGGCGGCGGCGCACCGCGAGCGGGCCTTTGCCATCGTGCTGTCCGGCACCGGCTCCGATGGTGCCGTCGGCATCGAGCGCGTCAAGGAGCAGGGCGGCATCACGCTGGCGCAGGAGCCGTCCGATGCCGAGCACGAAGGCATGCCGCAGGCGGCCATCAATACCGGCATGATCGACTTCGTGCTGCCTGCCGCCGAGATCGGGAGCAAGCTGGTCGAACTGTGGGAAAACGCCCGCCACATCCACTTGCCGCCGCCCGGCGATGGCGACGGTGCGATCGGCCCGGTGGAGGAAGAAGAAAAGGTCGACGACGAGGAAGCGCTGCAGAGCGTCATCACGATGTTGTGCGCGCACACGGGCCACGACTTCCGCCATTACAAGCGCGCCACCGTGCTGCGCCGCATCGAGCGCCGGCTGCAGGTGAAAAGCGTGTCGACGCTGCCCGATTACGCCCAGCTGCTCGAACGCGAGCCCGGCGAATACAAGGCGCTGCTGAACGACATGCTCATCGGCGTGACGAACTTCTTCCGCGACCGCGAGGCGTTCGAGGAACTCGAGCGCAACGTGATTCCGGAACTGTTCCGCGACAAGGTGCGCGGCGAGCAGGTGCGTGTCTGGGTGGCGGCCTGCGCGACCGGCCAGGAAGCGTATTCGGTCACCATGCTGCTGGCCGACCAGGCCTCGCAGCTGGACCGGCCGCCGGAAATCCAGGTGTTCGCGTCGGACATCGACGAGCATGCGATCAGCACGGCGCGGGCCGGCCTCTATCCGGCATCGATCGTGATGGACGTGCCGCCCACGCGGCTGCGCCAGTTCTTCACGAAGGAAGACGATCGCTTCCGCATCCGCAAGACGATCCGCGACCGCATCCTGTTCGCCTCGCACAACCTGCTGCGCGATCCGCCATTCTCGAAGCTGGACATGATCTCGTGCCGCAACCTGCTGATCTACCTGAACCGCGACGTGCAGTTGCGCGTGATGGAAATGTTCCACTCGGCGCTCAAGCCCGATGGCTTCCTGTTCCTCGGCTCGTCCGAATCGGCCGACGCGGCCGCCGAGTTCTTCGTCCCATTCGACAAGAAGAACCGCATCTACCGGGCCCGCCCGCTGTCGCGCGCGGCGCGCTACGTGCCGGCGCTGTCGAGCGCGCCCATCAACCGCGTGCCGGAGCACGTCCATGTCGGCGGTGCCGTGCGCCGCCAGTTCTCGTACTCGGAAGTGCACCAGCGCGCGCTGTCGCGGTTCGCCCCGCCCAGCCTGGTGGTGGACCGCGAATCGAACATCGTGCACATGTCCGATTCCGCCGGCCGGTTCCTGCGCCATGTGGGCGGCGAGCCCTCGCGCAACGCGCTGGCACTGGTGCTGCCGGAGCTGCGCCTGGAACTGCGCACGGCGCTGTTCCAGGCGCAGCAGGCCGGCACCAGCGTCGAGGCCCAGCGCGTGCTCGTCAAGCGCGACGACAAGGCCTGGTTCGTGAACATCATCGTGCGGCCGTTCAACGACGAGCTGGCCAACATGGAATTCGCCCTCGTGCAGTTCGAGGAAACCGCCCAGTCGGTCAACGGCGAAACGCACGAGGTGTTCGCCCAGCACAAGGACCTGGTGCTGAACCAGCTCGAGGCCGAACTGCAGCGCAGCAAGGAAAAGCTGCAGGAAACCATCGAGCATGCCGAGGTGTCCAACGAGGAACTGCGCGCATCGAACGAGGAATTGCAGGCCATTAACGAGGAACTGCGCTCGGCCACCGAGGAACTGGAAACCTCGAAGGAAGAGCTGCAGTCGGTCAACGAGGAACTCATCACCGTCAACTACGAGCTGAAAGTGAAGGTCGAGGAAACGGGCAAGGCCAACGACGACCTGAACAACCTGATCGCCTCCACCGACATCGCCACCATCTTCGTCGACCGGGCCATGCGCATCAAGCGCTTCACGCCGCGCGCGGCCGACATCTTCTCGATCATCCCCACCGACATCGGCCGTTCGCTGCTCGACATCACGCACCGCCTCGACTACGACCAGCTGGCCGGCGACGTGTCGTCCACCTTTGAAACGCTGCGCCCCGTCGAGCGCGAGGTGCGCAGCAACGAAGGCCGCTACTACATCGTGCGCCTGCTGCCCTACCGCACCACCGAGGACAAGATCGAGGGCGCCGTGATGACGTTCTTCGACATCACCGGCCGCCGCGAGGCCGAGGAGCAGGTGCGCAGCGGCGAGATGTGGATGCGCCTGGTGGCGGAAACCACCAACGATTTCGCCATCATCGCCCTGGATGACGACGGCTTCGTCACGGGCTGGAACAAGGGCGCCGAGCGCAATTTCGGCTGGACCGAGCAGGAAATGCTGGGCAAGAGCCTGGACGTCATCTTCACCCCGGAAGACCGGGCCGAAGGCGCGCCGGAAGATGAACGCCGCCGCGCCGCCGAGGAAGGACGCGCCGAGGACGAGCGCTGGCACCTGCGCAAGGACGGCTCGCGCTTCTTCTGCGCCGGCGTCACCACGCCACTGCAGCGCGGCAATTTCCACGGCTTTGCCAAGATCGCGCGCGACCAGACTTCCCGCGTGCAGCAGGAACACCGGCGCGAGGCCGCGCTTACGACCGAGCAGGCCGGCCGCACGCAGGCCGAGAGCATCAGCGCCATGAAGGATGAATTCCTGGCCGTGATGTCGCACGAGCTGCGCCATCCGCTGAACCTCATCTACATCAACGTGGAACTGCTGTCGCGGCTGCCCGCCGTGCGGCAGTCGCCGCCGGCGCTGCGGGCCGCGTCCATCATCCGCAATTCCGTCGCCAGCCAGGCCAAGATCATCGAAGACCTGATGGACATGTCGCGCGTGTCCACGGGCAAGCTGGCGCTGGCCTGCCGCGACGTCGACATGGCCGACATCGCCGCGCACCTCATCGACGTGATGCGCGCCGATCCCGTGGTGGAGAGCCTCACGCTGCGCTTCGAACCCCATGAGCAGCCGCTGATGGTGTCGGTGGACCCGGTGCGCATCGAACAGGTGCTGCTGAACCTGCTCAGCAACGCCGTGAAATTCACGCCGGCCGGCGGCATCGTGGCACTGCGATTGACGCGCGAGGACGGCATGGCGCGCGTGGACGTGGAAGACAACGGCGCCGGCATCGACCCGGCGCACCTGCCCGACATGTTCCGCATGTACCGCCAGGGCGGCGCGCAGGCCGTGCGCAACAAGGCCGGCCTGGGCATCGGCCTGGCCCTGGTGCGCCAGCTCGTGGAACTGCACGGCGGCAGCGTGGAAGCCGCGTCCGACGGGCCAGGCAAGGGCAGCCGCTTCACGGTGCGCCTGCCGCTGGTCTCGGAACTGCATCCGGAGGAAACGGGCGGTGCGGCCGGCAGCGATGGCGCGCTGGCCGGCCGCCGCGTGCTGATCCTGGACGACACGGAGGAAACGGCGGAAACCTTCCAGGCGCTGCTGGAACTGGAGGGCGCCGAGGTGCTGGTGGCAACGCGCGCCCGCCATGCGCTGGACCTGTTGCGCGAGCGCCAGGTCGACCTGGTGATTTCCGACCTGTCGATGCCCGACATGGATGGCTTCGAGTTCATGCGCGCGGTGCGCGCCGAGCCTGCCTTGCGGCACCTGCCGTCGATCGCGCTGAGCGGCCTGGCCCGCGAGCAGGACGTGCAGCGCGCGCGCGAGGCGGGGTTCTCCGACTTCATGACGAAGCCGGTCACGCTGGAGCTGCTGAGCGAGCGTGTCGACCGGCTGTTGCCGCGCACGTAA
- a CDS encoding chemotaxis protein CheB, translated as MSQSPIFAAHDAVVIGTSTGGVEALRTLVAGLPKNFAAAVLVVMHVGDRDSILPSLLAGSTRLPVRHARDGDVIEPGRILVAPPDVHLMITRDKANGGRLCRAVLSRGARENHTRPAIDPLFRSAAAAFGPRAIGVVLTGMLDDGTAGLQAIKACGGRAIVQLPEEALAPDMPDSAIRNVDVDRVLRLADIGHVLEQMVDESLAADRTVPREVPEWVRLENRFVLEDSSMEALSRIASPSTFTCPECHGSLWEMHGVVPKRFRCHTGHAFTERHLCEQQGTAVEEALWSAMRALQEKEKLLRQMADSAIAAGYAQTAAEYLEGAGRAQRDGEVLRRVLMTHGQARHAAQPDRVG; from the coding sequence ATGAGCCAATCTCCCATTTTTGCCGCCCATGACGCGGTCGTGATCGGAACCTCCACCGGCGGTGTCGAAGCATTGCGCACGCTTGTCGCCGGCCTGCCGAAAAACTTCGCGGCGGCCGTCCTCGTCGTCATGCACGTGGGGGATCGCGACAGTATCCTGCCCTCGCTGCTGGCCGGCTCCACGCGGCTGCCGGTGCGCCATGCGCGCGACGGCGACGTGATCGAGCCGGGCCGGATCCTCGTCGCGCCGCCCGATGTTCACCTGATGATCACGCGCGACAAGGCCAACGGCGGGCGCCTGTGCCGCGCGGTACTGTCGCGCGGCGCGCGGGAGAATCACACCCGGCCGGCCATCGACCCGCTGTTCCGCTCGGCCGCTGCGGCCTTCGGGCCGCGCGCGATCGGCGTGGTCCTGACCGGCATGCTCGACGACGGCACCGCCGGCCTGCAGGCGATCAAGGCCTGCGGCGGCAGGGCCATCGTGCAATTGCCCGAGGAGGCGCTCGCGCCGGACATGCCGGATAGCGCGATCCGCAACGTCGACGTGGACCGCGTGCTGCGCCTGGCCGACATCGGCCATGTGCTGGAGCAGATGGTCGACGAGAGCCTGGCCGCCGACCGCACCGTGCCGCGCGAGGTACCGGAATGGGTGCGGCTGGAAAACCGTTTTGTGCTGGAGGACAGCAGCATGGAGGCATTGTCACGGATCGCGTCGCCATCCACGTTCACCTGCCCGGAATGCCATGGCTCGCTGTGGGAAATGCACGGCGTGGTGCCGAAGCGCTTCCGCTGCCACACGGGCCATGCGTTCACCGAACGGCACCTGTGCGAGCAGCAGGGCACGGCCGTCGAGGAGGCGCTGTGGTCGGCCATGCGGGCGCTGCAGGAAAAGGAAAAGCTGCTGCGCCAGATGGCCGACAGCGCGATCGCGGCCGGCTATGCGCAAACCGCCGCCGAGTACCTGGAAGGAGCTGGGCGGGCGCAGCGCGACGGCGAAGTATTGCGGCGCGTGCTGATGACCCACGGGCAGGCGCGCCATGCTGCGCAGCCCGACCGTGTCGGATGA
- a CDS encoding manganese catalase family protein gives MFAHNKRLQYTVRVSEPNPGLANLMLEQFGGPQGELAAAMRYFTQAVAEDDPGRKDMLFDIATEELSHLEVIGNIVCMLNKGAKGRLSEAVDEEGEMYRRITGAGNDSHITQVLYGAGAPLTNSAGVPWTAAYIDSISEPTADLRSNIAAEARAKIVYERLIALTPDPGVREALGFLMTREIAHQKSFEKALYAIQPNFPPGKTAGRPEFASVYYNMSQGGPELNGPWNSGEKWQVVSDRDQQMDVDGGGGDATVTLDAGDAELLNAMAARTMSDPGVDPLTGAELGMMADPGQIDSASATGGSVPSTPDGSAPKTGA, from the coding sequence ATGTTTGCACACAACAAGCGTTTGCAATACACCGTACGGGTCAGCGAACCGAATCCTGGCCTGGCAAACCTGATGCTGGAGCAATTCGGCGGCCCGCAAGGCGAACTCGCGGCGGCGATGCGCTACTTCACGCAAGCCGTTGCCGAGGACGATCCGGGCCGCAAGGACATGCTGTTCGATATCGCGACCGAAGAGCTCAGCCACCTCGAAGTGATCGGTAACATCGTCTGTATGCTGAACAAGGGCGCCAAGGGCCGCCTGTCCGAAGCCGTCGATGAAGAAGGCGAGATGTACCGCCGCATCACCGGCGCCGGCAACGACAGCCACATCACGCAGGTGCTGTATGGCGCAGGAGCGCCGCTGACCAATTCGGCCGGCGTGCCATGGACCGCCGCCTACATCGACTCGATCAGCGAACCGACCGCCGACCTGCGCTCGAACATCGCCGCCGAGGCGCGCGCCAAGATCGTCTACGAGCGCCTGATCGCGCTGACCCCTGACCCGGGCGTGCGCGAAGCGCTGGGCTTCCTGATGACGCGCGAGATCGCCCACCAGAAATCGTTCGAGAAGGCGCTGTATGCGATCCAGCCGAACTTCCCGCCAGGGAAAACGGCCGGCCGGCCGGAATTCGCCAGCGTGTACTACAACATGTCGCAGGGTGGTCCGGAACTGAACGGCCCGTGGAACAGCGGCGAGAAATGGCAGGTCGTTTCCGACCGCGACCAGCAGATGGACGTGGACGGGGGTGGCGGCGATGCCACGGTGACGCTCGATGCAGGCGACGCCGAGCTGCTCAACGCGATGGCCGCGCGCACGATGTCCGACCCGGGTGTCGATCCGCTGACCGGTGCCGAACTGGGCATGATGGCCGATCCGGGCCAGATCGATTCCGCTTCGGCGACGGGCGGCTCGGTGCCGTCGACGCCGGACGGCTCCGCACCCAAGACCGGAGCCTGA
- a CDS encoding ZIP family metal transporter yields the protein MPLARVFPVWRYALGAAICLGGALALLHQIVSGVQAFDASVHGALMGGATAALATALGTLPVLLSQNFSQRTYDGFLGFGAGVMLAATAFSLVIPGIAAARSEGAGALEASSIVGGGILLGMGLVLLLDHLVREQNFLEGVDATKDGALRRDSLKRAWLFVAAVAIHNLPEGLAIGVAYAGVDVTKAHSLATGISIQDVPEGLVVALALRTVGYGRLFSCALGIASGLIEPVAAVGGAVLIEYARWMLPWGLALAAGAMLFVISHDVIPEAHRHGHAKSASCSVVAGFILMMVLDTALA from the coding sequence ATGCCGCTGGCGCGCGTCTTCCCCGTCTGGCGCTATGCGCTCGGCGCCGCGATCTGCCTCGGTGGAGCGCTGGCGTTGCTGCATCAGATCGTCAGCGGCGTGCAGGCGTTCGACGCCAGCGTGCATGGTGCACTGATGGGCGGCGCCACCGCCGCCCTGGCAACGGCACTCGGCACCTTGCCGGTGCTGCTGTCGCAGAATTTCTCGCAACGCACCTATGATGGTTTCCTGGGCTTCGGCGCCGGCGTCATGCTGGCCGCCACCGCGTTCTCGCTCGTGATCCCCGGGATCGCGGCGGCCAGGAGCGAAGGTGCGGGTGCGCTCGAAGCCAGTTCGATCGTTGGCGGCGGCATCCTGCTGGGCATGGGCCTGGTATTGCTGCTGGATCACCTGGTGCGCGAACAGAATTTCCTCGAAGGCGTCGATGCCACCAAGGATGGGGCGTTACGGCGCGACTCGCTCAAGCGGGCATGGCTGTTCGTGGCCGCCGTGGCCATCCACAACCTGCCGGAAGGGCTGGCGATCGGCGTCGCCTATGCCGGCGTGGATGTGACGAAGGCGCACAGCCTGGCGACCGGCATCTCGATCCAGGACGTGCCAGAAGGACTCGTGGTGGCGCTGGCGCTGCGCACGGTCGGTTACGGCCGGCTGTTTTCCTGTGCGCTGGGCATTGCGTCCGGCCTGATCGAACCGGTCGCGGCCGTGGGCGGCGCCGTGCTGATCGAGTATGCGCGGTGGATGCTGCCGTGGGGCCTGGCACTGGCGGCCGGCGCGATGCTGTTCGTGATCAGCCACGACGTGATTCCCGAAGCGCACCGCCACGGGCATGCAAAAAGTGCCTCGTGCTCCGTGGTGGCCGGCTTCATCCTGATGATGGTGCTCGACACGGCGCTGGCGTAA
- a CDS encoding phosphoribosyltransferase, with amino-acid sequence MNNSHRDDTHRLFERQAGAPFEACGPYGPHGPHGPHGPHVPYGPCAVEARLPFRDRAQAAELLGERLLRWRGSKPLVLAIPRGAVPMGRIVADRIEGELDVVMVRKIPSAIDEELAVGAVDEHGTVELAPYFHRTRTGMEWVTAQVRQQVALMQRRRAAYGPSADVRGRIVIVIDDGLATGSTMAAALRVLRARQPRWLVACVPVASSEAVDLITPLCDDVTVLATPHNFVSVSRHFEVFPQVEEAEVIRLLDRVA; translated from the coding sequence ATGAACAATTCACACCGGGACGACACCCACCGATTGTTCGAACGGCAGGCTGGAGCGCCGTTCGAAGCCTGCGGCCCGTATGGTCCGCATGGTCCGCATGGGCCGCATGGGCCGCATGTACCTTACGGGCCGTGCGCCGTTGAGGCCAGGCTGCCGTTCCGCGACCGGGCCCAGGCAGCAGAACTGCTGGGCGAGCGCCTGCTGCGCTGGCGCGGCAGCAAACCCCTCGTGCTGGCGATCCCGCGCGGCGCCGTGCCGATGGGCCGCATCGTTGCCGACCGCATCGAAGGCGAACTTGATGTCGTCATGGTGCGCAAGATTCCTTCCGCGATCGACGAGGAGCTGGCCGTGGGTGCCGTGGACGAGCATGGCACCGTGGAACTGGCGCCCTACTTCCACCGCACGCGCACCGGCATGGAATGGGTCACGGCGCAGGTGCGCCAGCAGGTGGCGCTGATGCAGCGCCGCCGCGCAGCCTATGGGCCGTCGGCGGACGTGCGCGGCCGTATCGTGATCGTCATCGACGATGGCCTGGCCACCGGCTCGACGATGGCCGCCGCGCTGAGGGTACTGCGCGCCCGCCAGCCGCGCTGGCTGGTCGCCTGCGTGCCCGTGGCTTCGAGCGAAGCCGTCGACCTGATCACGCCATTGTGCGACGACGTGACCGTGCTGGCCACGCCGCACAACTTCGTTTCCGTCAGCCGGCATTTCGAGGTGTTCCCGCAAGTCGAGGAAGCGGAAGTCATCCGGTTGCTGGACCGGGTTGCGTGA
- a CDS encoding response regulator transcription factor, whose product MTTASLITPFRPGDRVLVASADHALAEALGRTFGTAGFSVRIAFDGVAALDKARAFFPTAAVLGLDLRYLDGFQLARALRTIPGCARMRVLALLPPAIGLLDRHRCFDYVLRTPRASHGGRPMWVVDTDCLGIRPTLVP is encoded by the coding sequence ATGACGACTGCATCGCTGATCACACCGTTCCGGCCAGGCGACCGTGTGCTCGTCGCCAGCGCCGACCATGCACTGGCCGAAGCACTGGGCCGCACGTTCGGCACGGCCGGGTTCTCCGTGCGGATCGCATTCGATGGCGTGGCCGCGCTCGACAAGGCGCGTGCCTTCTTTCCGACCGCCGCGGTACTGGGCCTGGACCTGCGCTATCTCGACGGATTCCAGCTGGCCCGGGCGTTGCGCACGATTCCCGGCTGTGCGCGCATGCGCGTGCTGGCCCTGCTGCCACCGGCGATCGGCCTGCTGGACCGGCACCGCTGCTTCGACTATGTGCTGCGCACGCCGCGCGCCTCGCACGGCGGGCGGCCGATGTGGGTGGTCGATACCGACTGCCTCGGCATCCGGCCCACGCTGGTGCCCTGA
- a CDS encoding histidine kinase famiy protein, with protein MTIGRQKDDASVPTEQQADGKVIGKLACGELEGNAVSTLGNPGVRHWQATYLDNADLADRGNIFFAAVEMTRMPMLITDPNQPDDPIVFVNGALLDLTQYQESELLGRNCRMLQGPDTDPRTVAEVREALREQRAVAVDILNYKADGTPFWNALFIGPIFDKAGKLRYYFASQMDITQRRIHEQSYLQAQKMEAIGQLTAGLAHDFNNLLQVVNGNLELAQRMIDAKPQALQAIGRAQRAAMKGGALTQQLLTFARKQRLEPRRINLNALVLEFSEMLVRTLGQEVQLKLDLRPGLPPCVLDPTHLEMALLNVLINARDALGGHGEVTVGTSVLTDARRLAIHHLPPGQYVVICVVDKGAGMTPEVLRRATEPFFTTKGPGTGLGLAMVHGFVQQSHGRLDIESAPGTGTTVRMIFPVADQGQAGAAPESADQAGRTNGKVKDTILLVEDNEDVRQLGQTMLEARGYAIVTAASGEEALQLLEEHEVGLLFSDVIMPGGMTGLQLAEEVRRRRPDLPILLATGYMEQLPDARSPAFPVLPKPYKESELLERIAGALAGQDTRPHPASV; from the coding sequence ATGACGATCGGACGGCAGAAGGATGACGCCAGCGTACCGACCGAACAACAGGCCGACGGCAAGGTCATCGGCAAACTGGCGTGCGGCGAACTGGAAGGCAACGCGGTATCGACGCTGGGCAATCCGGGCGTACGGCACTGGCAGGCCACTTACCTCGACAACGCCGACCTGGCTGACCGTGGCAACATCTTCTTTGCCGCCGTCGAGATGACGCGGATGCCGATGCTGATCACCGACCCGAACCAGCCGGACGATCCGATCGTATTCGTCAACGGCGCCCTGCTCGACCTGACCCAGTACCAGGAATCGGAGCTGCTGGGCCGCAATTGTCGCATGCTCCAGGGGCCGGACACCGATCCGCGCACCGTTGCCGAGGTCCGCGAGGCGTTGCGCGAACAGCGCGCCGTGGCGGTCGACATCCTGAACTACAAGGCCGACGGCACGCCGTTCTGGAACGCGCTGTTCATCGGCCCCATCTTCGACAAGGCCGGCAAGCTGCGGTATTACTTCGCCTCGCAGATGGACATCACGCAGCGGCGCATCCATGAACAATCCTACCTGCAGGCGCAGAAGATGGAAGCGATCGGCCAGTTGACGGCCGGGCTGGCGCATGACTTCAACAACCTGCTGCAGGTCGTGAACGGCAACCTGGAGCTGGCCCAGCGCATGATCGATGCCAAGCCCCAGGCGCTGCAGGCCATCGGCCGTGCCCAGCGTGCCGCGATGAAGGGTGGCGCGCTCACGCAGCAATTGCTGACCTTCGCCCGCAAGCAGCGGCTGGAACCGCGCCGCATCAACCTCAATGCCCTCGTGCTCGAGTTTTCCGAAATGCTCGTGCGCACATTGGGACAGGAAGTGCAGCTCAAGCTCGACCTGCGGCCCGGCCTGCCGCCTTGCGTGCTCGATCCCACCCACCTCGAGATGGCGCTCCTGAATGTGCTGATCAATGCGCGCGATGCGTTGGGCGGCCATGGCGAAGTCACGGTCGGCACTTCGGTGCTGACCGATGCGCGGCGCCTGGCCATCCACCACCTGCCGCCGGGGCAGTACGTGGTGATCTGCGTGGTCGACAAGGGCGCCGGCATGACGCCGGAAGTGCTGCGCCGGGCCACCGAACCGTTCTTCACCACGAAAGGCCCGGGCACGGGCCTGGGCCTGGCGATGGTGCACGGCTTCGTGCAGCAGTCGCATGGTCGCCTCGACATCGAAAGCGCTCCCGGCACCGGCACGACGGTGCGCATGATCTTCCCCGTGGCCGACCAGGGCCAGGCCGGCGCCGCGCCGGAATCGGCGGACCAGGCCGGCAGGACCAACGGCAAGGTGAAGGACACCATCCTCCTCGTCGAGGACAACGAGGACGTGCGCCAGCTGGGGCAGACGATGCTCGAAGCGCGCGGCTATGCGATCGTGACGGCGGCGAGCGGCGAGGAAGCCCTGCAATTGCTGGAAGAGCACGAGGTCGGCCTGCTGTTTTCCGACGTGATCATGCCGGGCGGGATGACGGGCCTGCAGCTGGCCGAGGAAGTGCGCCGGCGCCGGCCGGACCTGCCGATCCTGCTGGCCACGGGCTATATGGAACAACTGCCGGATGCGCGCAGCCCGGCCTTCCCGGTGCTGCCGAAACCCTACAAGGAGAGCGAGCTGCTCGAGCGCATCGCCGGCGCGCTGGCCGGCCAGGATACGCGGCCGCATCCGGCCAGCGTGTAG
- a CDS encoding phytanoyl-CoA dioxygenase family protein, with product MSGIRSGGYEVAQIMGALYGDGFTALKGAFSRDWVQCLREDIDTLFAEAQRQPGGALPRGPSRFYVEIHPERLRGFADIITHPWVVAVCEAILGPDYRIVEAGFDVPGPGALHQPWHRDFASPEATLVGRRLNSLAFNITTVDVTEDMGPFEIAPGTQWDDLAGGHHMFPAQDLWPRYEARAQRKLAQMGDISARSALTIHRGTANRSDKSRPVFVLGVDAPDGTNADKHDLQVTRGYWDSLPEDVRRHLACRVVDRLEPIVQGHAIAGLLQGVGEPTMGGPG from the coding sequence GTGAGCGGCATTCGCAGTGGCGGCTACGAAGTGGCCCAGATCATGGGCGCGCTGTACGGCGATGGCTTCACGGCGCTGAAGGGGGCGTTTTCGCGCGACTGGGTGCAATGCCTGCGCGAGGACATCGACACGCTGTTCGCGGAAGCGCAGCGCCAGCCCGGCGGCGCGCTGCCCCGCGGGCCCAGCCGCTTCTATGTCGAGATCCACCCGGAGCGCCTGCGCGGCTTCGCCGACATCATCACGCACCCATGGGTGGTGGCGGTATGCGAGGCCATCCTCGGGCCGGACTACCGGATCGTCGAAGCGGGCTTCGACGTGCCCGGTCCCGGCGCGCTGCACCAGCCATGGCACCGCGATTTCGCGAGCCCGGAAGCCACGCTCGTGGGGCGCCGGCTGAACTCGCTGGCATTCAATATCACCACGGTCGACGTCACCGAGGACATGGGGCCGTTCGAGATCGCGCCCGGCACGCAATGGGACGACCTGGCCGGCGGCCACCACATGTTCCCGGCCCAGGACCTGTGGCCGCGCTACGAGGCGCGCGCGCAGCGCAAGCTGGCGCAGATGGGCGACATTTCGGCGCGCTCGGCGCTGACCATCCACCGCGGTACCGCCAACCGCTCGGACAAGTCGCGGCCCGTCTTCGTGCTCGGCGTGGATGCGCCGGACGGCACGAATGCCGACAAGCACGACCTGCAGGTCACGCGCGGCTATTGGGACAGCCTGCCGGAAGACGTGCGCCGCCACCTGGCATGCCGCGTCGTCGACCGGCTCGAGCCGATCGTGCAGGGGCATGCGATCGCGGGCCTGCTGCAGGGTGTCGGCGAACCGACGATGGGTGGGCCGGGCTGA